A stretch of the Desulfobacter sp. genome encodes the following:
- a CDS encoding helix-turn-helix transcriptional regulator — MNQTTRERIIKQAIVCIAQDGNAGLDDIARAANVGRATLYRHFKSRADLLTELKLSAGDQLKDAVGPVFDSQMSALEKLVRIVRLLVPLGASLNVSSYFKQSIKDEKNLLVRQGYEWHQKNARQLCLDLKKEGALAGDLPLSWLVASMNSLLFAAWEKVEAGDLAPKQAPWLVLTTFLTGHGTLKTQTWFTDLKEATQ, encoded by the coding sequence ATGAATCAGACAACCCGGGAACGGATTATTAAACAGGCCATTGTCTGCATTGCACAGGACGGCAATGCCGGACTGGATGACATTGCCAGGGCTGCCAATGTCGGGCGGGCGACCCTTTACCGCCATTTTAAATCCAGGGCCGACCTTTTGACCGAGCTTAAACTCAGTGCCGGAGACCAGCTTAAGGATGCGGTGGGTCCGGTTTTTGACTCTCAGATGTCCGCTTTGGAAAAACTGGTCCGAATTGTCAGGCTCCTGGTCCCGCTGGGTGCCAGCCTTAATGTCTCTTCCTATTTTAAACAATCCATTAAAGATGAAAAAAATCTTTTGGTCAGGCAGGGGTATGAATGGCACCAAAAAAATGCCCGGCAATTATGCCTGGATCTGAAAAAAGAGGGGGCCCTGGCAGGGGATCTGCCTCTGTCCTGGCTGGTTGCCAGTATGAACAGCCTTTTGTTTGCCGCCTGGGAAAAGGTGGAAGCCGGGGATCTTGCCCCTAAACAGGCACCTTGGCTGGTGTTGACCACCTTTTTAACGGGGCACGGTACCTTAAAAACCCAAACCTGGTTTACTGATTTAAAGGAAGCAACTCAATGA
- a CDS encoding TRAP transporter small permease — MISFFNRISDLADRISLFGAVVAILLILAISIYGAFFRYVLNDPLPWPLPVERLLMIWAALLGIPAALKRGQHMGVEGLISRLPLRVEIAVRYVNYCIIALFIVCLGWFGWLEFLNSNDLYMISADTRISSRWFTIAVPISALIQGIHLLSSPVIIRRQIQARKEMAD, encoded by the coding sequence ATGATCTCATTTTTTAACCGCATCAGTGATCTCGCAGACAGGATTTCACTGTTTGGAGCGGTGGTTGCCATCCTGCTCATTCTTGCCATTTCCATTTACGGTGCATTTTTCAGGTATGTGTTAAACGATCCACTGCCCTGGCCTTTGCCTGTGGAACGCTTGCTCATGATATGGGCGGCCCTTCTGGGCATTCCCGCAGCATTGAAGCGGGGCCAGCACATGGGGGTGGAAGGGCTTATCAGCCGCCTGCCCCTAAGGGTTGAAATCGCAGTCCGGTATGTGAACTACTGCATCATTGCTCTGTTTATCGTCTGCCTTGGCTGGTTCGGATGGCTGGAGTTCCTCAACAGCAATGACCTTTATATGATCAGTGCGGATACAAGGATCAGTTCCCGGTGGTTTACAATAGCCGTACCCATCAGTGCCCTGATCCAGGGAATTCACCTGTTAAGCTCCCCTGTAATTATTCGCAGGCAGATTCAGGCCCGCAAAGAAATGGCGGATTAA
- a CDS encoding alanine/ornithine racemase family PLP-dependent enzyme, with translation MDPKRLVRDRRHALKTPRLEIDLNKIRHNSAAISTMLGLRGISLTGVTKVMMGEPAVARMMLEGGARFIGDSRLENIQRMIHGGIRADYILIRSPMLSQVDEVVSLTHMSFNSEISVIRALSEAALDQNRCHKILLMVELGDLREGVLPKDLAGLVKQTIGLKGVRLAGIGTNLACLSGVMPVQERMVFFSNLVKKVSKRFSLNLELISGGNSANYTWLTQNYDSGCINNLRMGEMIFTGCNILTGEPVPCLYQDTIRLVGEVIEFKIKDSKPKGPVVKNAFGQRPKFENQGRMARAILGLGRQDVNANGLTPLDDVSIIGACSDHLVLDTHKFHPPIGHEFKFSLSYGALLSAMTSPYVKKVFLARPLKY, from the coding sequence ATGGATCCAAAACGACTTGTCCGTGACAGGCGGCACGCCTTAAAGACTCCCCGTCTTGAAATCGATCTGAACAAGATCCGCCACAATAGTGCGGCCATTTCCACGATGCTGGGGCTTCGGGGAATCAGCCTTACCGGGGTGACCAAGGTCATGATGGGGGAACCTGCCGTGGCCCGGATGATGCTGGAAGGCGGCGCCAGGTTCATCGGAGATTCCCGGCTGGAAAATATCCAAAGAATGATACACGGCGGTATACGGGCAGATTATATCCTGATCCGCTCCCCCATGCTCAGTCAGGTAGATGAGGTGGTCAGCCTTACCCATATGAGTTTCAATTCCGAAATCAGTGTGATACGGGCTTTGTCCGAGGCCGCCCTCGACCAGAACCGTTGTCACAAAATCCTGCTCATGGTGGAACTGGGGGATCTAAGGGAGGGGGTACTGCCCAAGGACCTTGCCGGGCTTGTCAAACAAACCATCGGCCTTAAAGGTGTCCGGCTGGCCGGTATCGGCACCAATTTGGCCTGCCTGTCCGGGGTGATGCCCGTACAGGAACGGATGGTCTTTTTTTCAAACCTTGTCAAAAAAGTATCTAAACGATTCAGCCTGAACCTGGAATTGATCTCCGGGGGTAATTCTGCAAATTATACCTGGCTGACCCAAAATTATGACTCCGGCTGTATCAATAACCTGCGCATGGGTGAGATGATATTTACCGGCTGCAATATCCTGACCGGGGAACCTGTGCCATGCCTGTACCAGGACACCATCCGCCTGGTGGGTGAGGTGATTGAATTTAAAATCAAGGATTCAAAACCCAAGGGACCTGTGGTAAAAAATGCATTTGGACAGCGCCCGAAATTTGAAAACCAGGGCCGGATGGCCAGGGCCATTCTGGGGCTGGGCCGCCAGGATGTGAATGCCAATGGGCTGACGCCCTTGGATGATGTCTCCATTATCGGTGCCTGTTCAGATCACCTGGTGTTAGATACCCATAAATTTCACCCGCCCATTGGCCATGAATTCAAATTCAGCCTCTCATACGGGGCTTTGCTTTCGGCCATGACCTCTCCCTATGTGAAAAAGGTTTTCCTTGCCCGGCCGTTAAAATATTAA
- a CDS encoding ISAs1 family transposase: MNEKKSLETFFDNIQDPIHHNKLHNLIDVVIIAICAVVAGADTYEQIENFGKKRKRWLSKFLSLPHGIPSHDTFGRIFERMNPNEFQSSFMHWVQSVAKMTKGQVIAIDGKTLRRSHDTSNDKKAIHMISAWASSNKVVLGQLKTEEKSNEITAIPNLLKLLDISGCIITIDAMGTQKKIAETIINKGCDYVLALKENHKTLHDEAVLFFNKMEEMKNQGYQFNEQTSVDGGHGRVETRRAVITSDIDWFEDKKSWKGLKSIGMIESTREMDGQISHEKRYYISSLDSDPNIFGNAVRRHWGIENSVHWVLDIAFREDESRVRKGNSPENFAAIRHIALNLLRNNKTFKGSVKTKRLNAAMDIKYLEEVMFG, translated from the coding sequence ATGAACGAAAAAAAATCTCTTGAAACTTTTTTTGACAATATTCAGGACCCCATACACCACAATAAGCTTCATAATTTAATTGATGTCGTCATCATCGCAATTTGTGCGGTAGTTGCTGGCGCAGACACTTATGAGCAAATTGAAAACTTTGGCAAAAAGAGAAAAAGGTGGTTGTCAAAATTTCTAAGCCTTCCCCATGGGATACCCTCCCATGACACCTTTGGCAGAATTTTTGAAAGGATGAACCCGAATGAATTTCAGAGCAGTTTTATGCACTGGGTTCAGTCGGTTGCAAAGATGACCAAAGGTCAAGTCATTGCAATCGACGGCAAAACTCTAAGGCGTTCACACGATACCTCCAATGATAAGAAAGCCATTCATATGATCAGTGCGTGGGCTTCGTCTAATAAAGTGGTTTTAGGGCAATTAAAAACCGAAGAAAAATCAAATGAAATTACGGCCATTCCAAATCTTTTAAAACTTTTAGATATCTCGGGCTGCATTATAACCATTGATGCCATGGGCACTCAAAAGAAAATCGCTGAAACCATAATAAACAAAGGGTGTGACTATGTCCTTGCCCTGAAAGAAAATCATAAAACCTTGCATGATGAAGCGGTACTTTTTTTCAATAAAATGGAAGAAATGAAAAATCAGGGGTACCAGTTTAATGAACAGACCAGTGTTGACGGAGGGCACGGTCGAGTCGAAACGCGCAGGGCTGTGATAACCTCTGATATTGATTGGTTTGAAGATAAAAAAAGTTGGAAAGGTTTGAAAAGTATTGGAATGATTGAATCCACCCGGGAAATGGACGGCCAGATCAGTCATGAAAAGCGATATTATATATCGAGCCTGGATAGCGACCCCAATATTTTTGGTAATGCTGTCAGGAGGCATTGGGGAATTGAAAATTCAGTGCATTGGGTATTGGATATTGCGTTCCGTGAAGACGAAAGCAGAGTCAGAAAGGGGAACTCTCCTGAGAATTTTGCAGCGATTCGGCACATTGCATTAAATTTATTACGGAACAATAAGACATTTAAAGGGAGTGTAAAAACCAAAAGGTTGAATGCTGCTATGGATATCAAATATCTGGAGGAAGTTATGTTTGGATGA
- a CDS encoding efflux RND transporter periplasmic adaptor subunit has product MKEKKVWRLAVPASLFCLAVGLFWQWDLVDKHLVSAAVGKDESGLEKKQETISRIVGVIQPRPVTQGAVITLPGRARAATQATLFFRVSAPLLKIHASPGDRVKKGDLLLELDDRDYRRKIGVVESQLKSATAGLLKMRTGARPEDIRIIKASLAAARADLELARKELERHEILYQNQAVSEQAYDRAKTNVQGLEARVAALDEQLARDKKGARKEDIMTAKAGIEELRVRLAIARDQLDDTRLVAPFDGMVTKRLPNAHEMVRQGAPVMMLEDISALEIPVDVPEIQVRNILGQAGNIDGEFFSQGFVARFLTTGDRRYPAVLSEYSSRADQATGTYEFVFTVSPDSKDMIFPGMTAEIFLMSNDVNAFETNLAIPLKSLMGVAGNSAHVFCVDPKTKITVRQAITFESLDGSDEVRVMTGLSKEDLVVAQGAAFIRQGQAVQFDFPEKKGAM; this is encoded by the coding sequence ATGAAAGAAAAAAAAGTATGGCGCCTGGCTGTTCCAGCATCCTTGTTCTGCCTGGCCGTAGGCCTGTTCTGGCAATGGGATCTTGTGGATAAGCATTTGGTATCTGCTGCCGTGGGCAAAGACGAGTCAGGTTTGGAAAAAAAACAAGAGACCATATCCAGAATCGTGGGGGTGATTCAGCCAAGGCCTGTCACACAGGGAGCGGTTATCACCCTGCCGGGCAGGGCCAGGGCCGCCACCCAGGCCACCTTGTTTTTCAGGGTTTCAGCCCCCCTTTTGAAAATCCATGCCAGCCCCGGAGACCGGGTTAAAAAAGGGGATTTGCTTTTGGAACTGGATGACCGGGACTACCGCCGGAAGATTGGGGTGGTGGAAAGTCAGCTTAAATCAGCAACAGCCGGTCTTTTGAAGATGAGAACCGGTGCCAGGCCCGAGGATATCAGGATCATCAAGGCCTCCCTTGCTGCGGCCCGGGCTGATCTGGAACTGGCCAGAAAAGAACTTGAACGCCATGAGATCCTCTATCAGAACCAGGCGGTGTCCGAACAGGCCTATGACCGGGCCAAGACAAATGTTCAAGGGCTTGAGGCCCGTGTGGCCGCCTTGGATGAGCAATTGGCCCGGGATAAAAAAGGGGCCAGAAAAGAGGATATCATGACGGCCAAAGCAGGCATTGAAGAGTTGAGGGTCCGCCTTGCCATCGCCCGGGATCAGCTCGACGACACCCGGCTGGTTGCCCCCTTTGACGGGATGGTGACCAAACGCTTGCCCAATGCCCATGAAATGGTCCGCCAGGGGGCGCCTGTGATGATGCTGGAGGATATCTCCGCTTTGGAAATTCCTGTGGACGTTCCTGAAATCCAGGTCCGAAATATTCTGGGCCAGGCCGGGAATATTGACGGTGAATTTTTTTCCCAAGGTTTTGTTGCCCGGTTTCTCACCACCGGTGACCGCCGATACCCGGCAGTGCTGTCTGAATACTCCAGCCGGGCAGACCAGGCCACCGGCACATATGAGTTTGTATTTACGGTGTCTCCTGATTCCAAAGATATGATTTTTCCCGGCATGACCGCTGAAATTTTTCTCATGTCCAATGATGTAAACGCCTTTGAAACGAATCTGGCCATTCCCTTGAAAAGTCTGATGGGGGTGGCGGGAAATTCCGCCCATGTCTTTTGTGTTGATCCAAAGACAAAAATCACTGTCCGCCAGGCCATTACCTTTGAGTCCCTGGACGGTTCAGATGAGGTCCGGGTGATGACCGGGCTGTCAAAAGAGGATCTGGTGGTGGCCCAGGGCGCGGCATTTATCCGTCAGGGCCAAGCCGTTCAATTTGATTTTCCCGAAAAAAAGGGGGCAATGTAA
- a CDS encoding efflux RND transporter permease subunit, which produces MKFAQAVLSTRIISILLSALVALAGLVIYQKLGRLAYPDFTIKTALIVTPYSGASALEVEKELTDKIEQAVQSLGQLDYVKSISQEGLSLVYAEIKPEFGSSQIPQIWDELRRKVNDAAIYLPPGAGPAMVKDDFGDVYGIYFAISGEGFSSRELKTYAKYLKKELLLVEDVAKIDLWGDQIEVIYVEFPSSRLSQLGISPDMIFATLASQNMVTPAGKVKHGSEYIRFSTTGSISGEKAIADLYIAGKGGKLFRLGDIARVFRGYQDPESNKMLFNGQPAVGLGVSTEKGGNVVHMGERVMEKIKRLEPMKPKGMAVDIINFQASRVTRSLDDFMANLVEAVVIVIVLLLFFMGLRAGLLIGAVLILTILATFVSMFMADITLQLISLGALVLALGLLVDNAIVVTDVYLICLARGKSKSLSAKIAIQSTIWPLLGATLVAIMAFVPVGLNPSAGGEFSRSLFYVLAISLGLSWVFALTITPVLCVRFLKPTSDTGKDPYDRPFYQKFRRFLHLCIQNRIITLVILVLVLAASVAGFKAVPKYFFPESTRNQFFVDYWRPQGTHILEVEKDIQKISRFVQDLEGVTQATSFIGEGSLRFVLNYDYQSANTSYGQVLVQVDDYRRVQGLLPKIRTYIKTEFPDSEFKAQRFKEGPPVPYAVEARFRRPDINALRKVAGQAKEMLHTLPRAVNIKDDWRQPVKVLHPVFTETQGRRTGITRKDVSQAFDWNYSGITMGLYQESDEMIPIVSRPTVKERASGNQFSQIQVFSSVLNQYLPVGQVVEKLELAEELPLIRRRNRMPTITVQCDPAWGQAQELEALVRPMFESLKLPLGVSLDWGGESEKSAESQAAIKSLFPVCLLAMFFLVVCLFNGLREAFVIFLCIPFSLVGVTFGLLAFSLPFGFMAILGFLGLTGMLVKNAIVLLDQVAEEIRAGKSRYPAVLDATISRLRPVTMAAGTTILGMAPLLFHPFFAAMAATIMGGLLVATGLTLIVVPVFYSLFFQIKKEEMVF; this is translated from the coding sequence ATGAAGTTTGCACAGGCAGTTCTCTCTACCCGGATCATCAGTATTCTTTTGTCCGCCCTTGTGGCCTTGGCCGGGCTTGTGATCTATCAGAAACTGGGCCGGCTGGCCTATCCTGATTTTACCATTAAAACCGCCCTGATTGTGACCCCCTATTCAGGGGCATCTGCCCTGGAGGTGGAAAAAGAGCTCACAGATAAAATTGAGCAGGCCGTCCAGAGCCTGGGCCAGCTGGATTATGTCAAATCCATCTCCCAGGAAGGCCTGTCACTGGTCTATGCCGAGATCAAACCTGAGTTCGGCTCGTCCCAGATTCCCCAGATCTGGGATGAACTCAGGCGCAAGGTCAATGATGCGGCAATTTATCTTCCCCCCGGGGCTGGGCCTGCCATGGTCAAGGATGATTTCGGGGATGTATACGGGATATATTTTGCCATTTCAGGAGAAGGGTTTTCCAGCCGGGAACTGAAAACGTATGCCAAATACCTGAAAAAGGAACTGCTGCTGGTGGAGGATGTAGCCAAGATTGACCTCTGGGGGGACCAGATCGAGGTGATCTATGTGGAATTTCCCAGCTCCCGCCTTTCCCAGCTGGGGATTTCTCCGGATATGATTTTTGCCACCCTGGCATCCCAGAACATGGTGACCCCGGCAGGAAAGGTCAAACATGGTTCGGAATATATCCGGTTTTCCACCACAGGTTCCATCTCCGGGGAAAAGGCCATTGCTGATCTCTATATTGCGGGCAAAGGGGGGAAATTGTTCCGGCTGGGGGATATTGCCCGGGTTTTCAGGGGGTATCAAGACCCTGAATCCAATAAGATGCTTTTCAACGGTCAGCCTGCTGTGGGGCTTGGGGTATCCACGGAAAAAGGGGGCAATGTGGTCCACATGGGGGAGAGGGTCATGGAAAAGATCAAGCGCCTGGAACCCATGAAACCCAAGGGTATGGCAGTGGATATTATCAATTTTCAGGCCTCAAGGGTGACCCGGTCTCTGGATGATTTCATGGCAAATCTGGTGGAGGCCGTGGTCATTGTCATTGTCCTGCTCTTGTTTTTCATGGGCCTTCGGGCAGGGCTGCTCATAGGCGCTGTGCTGATTTTAACCATTCTGGCGACTTTTGTGAGCATGTTCATGGCCGATATCACCCTCCAGCTCATCTCCCTGGGTGCCCTTGTCCTGGCCCTGGGCCTGTTGGTGGACAACGCCATTGTGGTCACGGATGTCTATCTCATCTGCCTGGCCCGGGGCAAATCCAAATCATTATCTGCAAAAATCGCCATCCAGAGCACCATCTGGCCTTTGCTTGGGGCGACCCTGGTGGCGATAATGGCCTTTGTACCCGTGGGGCTCAACCCAAGTGCCGGAGGGGAGTTCAGCCGTTCTCTTTTTTATGTTCTGGCCATTAGCCTGGGGTTGAGCTGGGTCTTTGCCCTGACCATTACCCCGGTGCTCTGCGTCCGGTTTTTAAAGCCGACCTCCGATACGGGCAAGGATCCCTATGACCGGCCTTTTTATCAAAAATTTCGCAGGTTTTTACATCTGTGTATCCAAAACAGGATTATCACCCTGGTGATTCTGGTCCTTGTGCTGGCAGCATCCGTGGCAGGATTTAAGGCCGTACCCAAGTATTTTTTCCCTGAATCCACCCGGAATCAGTTTTTTGTGGATTATTGGCGCCCCCAGGGAACCCATATCCTTGAGGTGGAAAAAGATATTCAAAAGATCAGCCGGTTTGTTCAAGATCTTGAAGGCGTGACCCAGGCCACCTCGTTTATCGGAGAAGGCTCTTTGCGGTTTGTGCTCAACTATGACTACCAGTCTGCCAACACAAGCTATGGGCAGGTTTTGGTCCAGGTGGATGATTACAGGCGTGTGCAGGGGCTTTTGCCAAAAATCCGGACCTATATAAAAACGGAATTTCCCGATTCTGAGTTCAAGGCCCAGCGCTTCAAGGAGGGCCCGCCGGTTCCCTATGCCGTGGAAGCCAGGTTCCGGAGGCCGGACATTAACGCCCTGCGCAAGGTGGCAGGCCAGGCCAAAGAGATGCTGCACACCCTGCCCCGGGCCGTGAACATTAAAGATGACTGGCGTCAGCCTGTTAAAGTGCTCCACCCGGTATTCACAGAGACCCAGGGTCGTCGAACCGGGATTACAAGAAAGGACGTAAGCCAGGCCTTTGACTGGAACTATTCCGGCATTACCATGGGTCTGTACCAGGAGAGTGATGAAATGATTCCCATCGTGTCCAGGCCCACAGTCAAAGAGAGGGCTTCAGGGAATCAGTTCAGTCAGATCCAGGTCTTTAGTTCAGTGCTGAACCAATACCTGCCCGTGGGGCAGGTGGTGGAAAAACTGGAATTGGCAGAAGAACTGCCCTTGATCCGGCGGCGGAACCGCATGCCCACCATCACGGTGCAGTGCGATCCTGCCTGGGGCCAGGCCCAGGAACTTGAGGCCCTTGTCCGTCCCATGTTTGAATCTTTAAAACTGCCTTTGGGAGTCTCCCTTGACTGGGGAGGAGAGTCTGAAAAGAGCGCTGAAAGCCAGGCGGCCATAAAATCCTTGTTTCCGGTCTGCCTTTTGGCCATGTTTTTTCTAGTGGTCTGTTTGTTCAACGGGCTTCGTGAGGCCTTTGTGATTTTTTTGTGTATCCCGTTTTCCCTGGTGGGGGTCACCTTTGGGCTGTTGGCCTTTTCCCTGCCCTTTGGGTTCATGGCCATTCTCGGATTTTTGGGTCTTACCGGCATGCTGGTTAAAAATGCCATTGTGCTTTTAGACCAGGTGGCAGAGGAGATCAGGGCTGGCAAATCCCGTTATCCGGCCGTGCTGGATGCCACCATTTCCAGGCTGCGGCCCGTGACCATGGCTGCCGGCACCACCATTCTGGGCATGGCCCCGCTCTTGTTTCATCCTTTTTTTGCAGCCATGGCCGCCACCATCATGGGAGGGCTTTTGGTGGCCACAGGCCTGACCCTTATTGTGGTGCCGGTGTTCTATTCCCTGTTTTTTCAGATAAAAAAAGAGGAGATGGTCTTTTGA
- a CDS encoding DUF2817 domain-containing protein, whose amino-acid sequence MKKRFNALFVLVIVAIAVVGSMLTFRYNTFTPKPVDTKIVSQDLVYFQESWEDCKTAFIQTARAAAEKYPDTQINALKLASPSQPGLTIDYCHIPAQKNPKRLLLLTSGIHGVEGFVGSAVQQMFMDQILDRVNLDETGILLIHGINPYGFKNRRRVTENNIDLNRNCSVDKALYESVNKGYTDLTPWLNPQKKVGLKSIPNLFFFVRALGQMASLRQAILQGQYQFETGIYFGGKHLDSPITAVTPLIREMAAPYDTIFCIDLHTGYGERGTLHLFPSPMEEGPVKQKIQTLFKGYSIDWGDDKDFYTVTGDFTAYVGAIMPEKTHLPMALEFGTLNSQTTFGAVRSLQNVILENQGTHFGYESEHERITVQTRFLEGYYPSSLAWRTQAIQDARMVLSQAVAVYSAMP is encoded by the coding sequence ATGAAAAAACGATTCAACGCATTGTTCGTCCTGGTTATCGTGGCAATTGCCGTTGTTGGGTCCATGCTTACCTTTCGGTACAACACCTTTACCCCCAAACCCGTTGACACAAAAATCGTTTCACAAGACCTGGTCTATTTTCAGGAATCCTGGGAAGACTGCAAAACCGCCTTTATTCAAACCGCCCGGGCCGCGGCAGAAAAATATCCAGACACACAAATCAATGCCCTTAAACTTGCAAGCCCCTCCCAACCAGGCCTGACCATTGATTATTGTCATATTCCCGCCCAGAAAAACCCCAAACGCCTTCTGCTATTAACTTCCGGCATCCATGGGGTGGAAGGATTTGTGGGCAGTGCGGTTCAGCAAATGTTTATGGACCAGATCCTGGACCGGGTCAATCTGGATGAAACCGGGATTCTGCTGATCCACGGCATCAACCCCTATGGGTTTAAAAACAGGCGCAGGGTAACGGAAAACAATATTGACCTCAACCGGAATTGCTCTGTTGATAAAGCCCTGTACGAATCTGTAAACAAGGGATATACCGATCTCACCCCATGGCTGAATCCCCAAAAAAAGGTTGGGCTCAAATCCATACCCAACTTGTTTTTCTTTGTCCGGGCTCTGGGCCAGATGGCATCCCTGAGGCAGGCCATTTTACAGGGGCAGTACCAATTTGAAACTGGAATCTATTTTGGCGGCAAGCACCTTGATTCACCCATCACCGCAGTTACGCCGCTGATCCGGGAAATGGCTGCCCCCTATGATACGATTTTCTGTATAGACCTGCACACCGGCTATGGTGAGCGGGGCACCCTGCATCTTTTTCCCAGCCCCATGGAAGAGGGCCCGGTCAAACAGAAGATCCAGACCCTTTTCAAGGGATACTCAATTGACTGGGGGGATGACAAAGACTTTTATACGGTCACCGGAGACTTTACCGCCTATGTGGGGGCGATCATGCCTGAGAAAACCCATTTGCCCATGGCCCTTGAATTCGGGACCCTGAACAGCCAGACCACCTTTGGTGCGGTCAGGTCCCTGCAGAATGTCATTCTTGAAAACCAGGGCACCCATTTTGGATATGAATCTGAACACGAGAGGATAACCGTCCAGACCCGATTCCTGGAGGGGTATTACCCCTCATCTTTGGCCTGGCGGACCCAGGCAATCCAGGATGCCCGCATGGTCTTATCACAAGCGGTTGCGGTGTATTCAGCCATGCCCTGA
- a CDS encoding TRAP transporter large permease: protein MIYVVPFFFILILAGIPIVYGIGLSGMLGLISGGGFEFLSIVPTRLLAGCSNYILVSIPLFILCSEFLNRSGMTDKLIDFALSLVGRFRGGLSHVNIGSSILFAGLTGTAVTDTAAIGNILIPTMKEKGYGAGYCAAVTAASSVIGPIIPPSLIMIVYASMFKEVSVISMFAAGIVPGIIVGLALFGISALISIRRNYPKEASYSLGQIFKAGKKAIWALLTPIIILTAILSGLTTVTEAGGIAALYALVVGRLVYKSLSLTQIYDSLVNTAVLSGVVFFLIGAANILGWVITYSGLTETIGNAMISFSPNPIVQLIMVNILFLVVGMFLDIGPAVVILAPIVTPVMTKLGFDPLHFAMIMMVNVNIGNATPPMGMSLMVGSQIAGVPYETAMKEVTWFLLAEISALLLISYVPALTLWVPTLLGLSWG, encoded by the coding sequence ATGATTTATGTGGTTCCGTTCTTTTTTATTCTCATTCTGGCAGGCATTCCCATTGTATACGGCATTGGTCTATCAGGCATGCTCGGGCTGATTTCAGGCGGGGGATTTGAATTTTTAAGCATTGTGCCCACCCGTCTTCTGGCCGGGTGCTCAAATTATATTTTGGTTTCCATTCCCCTGTTCATCCTCTGTTCTGAATTTTTGAACCGCAGCGGAATGACCGATAAATTAATTGATTTTGCCCTGAGTCTTGTGGGAAGGTTCAGGGGAGGTCTCTCCCATGTGAATATCGGATCAAGCATCCTGTTTGCAGGGCTGACCGGAACAGCGGTCACCGATACAGCGGCCATCGGAAACATCCTGATTCCCACCATGAAAGAAAAGGGATATGGGGCAGGATATTGTGCGGCAGTTACCGCAGCCTCCTCTGTGATCGGGCCCATTATCCCCCCCAGCCTGATCATGATTGTTTATGCCAGCATGTTCAAGGAAGTGTCTGTTATTTCCATGTTTGCCGCAGGGATCGTTCCGGGCATCATTGTGGGACTGGCCCTTTTCGGTATCTCGGCTTTAATCAGCATTCGCAGAAACTACCCAAAAGAAGCCTCCTATTCCCTGGGCCAGATTTTCAAGGCCGGGAAAAAAGCAATCTGGGCCCTGCTCACCCCGATTATTATTTTAACCGCTATTTTAAGCGGGTTAACAACCGTCACAGAAGCCGGGGGCATTGCAGCACTATACGCCCTGGTTGTGGGACGTCTAGTATATAAGTCCTTAAGCCTTACCCAGATTTATGATTCCCTGGTAAATACGGCAGTGTTGTCCGGGGTGGTCTTTTTCCTGATCGGGGCGGCCAATATCCTGGGATGGGTGATCACATACAGCGGCCTGACCGAAACCATCGGCAATGCCATGATTTCTTTCAGCCCGAATCCAATTGTACAGCTGATCATGGTCAATATTCTCTTTCTGGTGGTGGGAATGTTTCTGGATATCGGTCCGGCCGTTGTGATTCTGGCCCCCATTGTCACCCCGGTTATGACCAAGCTGGGGTTTGACCCTTTGCACTTTGCCATGATCATGATGGTGAATGTCAACATAGGAAATGCAACCCCTCCCATGGGCATGTCTCTTATGGTGGGGTCCCAAATCGCCGGGGTTCCCTATGAAACGGCCATGAAAGAAGTGACCTGGTTTCTTCTGGCGGAAATCTCAGCGTTGCTCCTGATTTCCTATGTGCCTGCCCTGACCCTCTGGGTGCCGACCCTGCTGGGACTCTCCTGGGGTTAA